One window of the Triticum dicoccoides isolate Atlit2015 ecotype Zavitan chromosome 3B, WEW_v2.0, whole genome shotgun sequence genome contains the following:
- the LOC119275942 gene encoding protein transport protein SEC23-1-like — protein MEETPPQPQAAHASPPFPAIFTPPSALSSTSLRGSPTVPSPAHFSTPPGPPVFSSPLRPATVPFRTTPISPQAVPFASRTASSSSSVSLPTSSAPHTMNGAATPHSHVPSVAPSLEDSSIDSPYVLFSARKVLKQKKLLNAPSLGFGALVSPGREVPPGPEALERDPRRCLNCGAYVNLYCDVLIGSGQWQCVICKKLNSSEGEFVVSSKQDLVQWPELVSSTVDYVHPGSRRPGLIPVPVLRVSGPIFILIDECLDEAHLQHLQGSLHAFVDSLPPTARIGIISFGRTVSVYDFSEGAAVSADVLPGSKSLAQESLKVLIYGTGVYLSPIHASLPVAHTIFSSLRPYQFSVAEVSRDRCLGAAVEVALGIIQGPSAELSRGIIKRSGGNCRILVCAGGPNTFGPGSTPHSVQHPNYAYLEKTAMKYMESLGHEARRHSTIVDILCAGTCPVRVPVLQPLAKCSGGVLLLHDDFGEAFGVNLQRASTKATGSHGLFEIRCSDGMLVTQVIGPGEEASPDSHETFKHDTSFCIQMHSVEGTQSFSVSLETKADIRNDFIYFQFAVRYSNMYQTESTRVITSRLQTVDGLSAYLSSVQEDVASVIIGKRTVLRAKTASDAFDMRLTIDERIKDVALKFGTQVPKSKLYRFPKELSSLPECLFHLRRGPLLGSIIGHEDERSVLRSLFLNASFDLSLRMLAPRCIMHREGGTFEELPAYDLTMQSNCAVVLDHGTDIFIWLGAELATQEGQTAAALAACRTLAEELSELRFPAPRILSFREGSSQARYFVSRLIPAHKDPTYEQESRFPQLRTLAPELRARLKSSFIHFDDPSFCEWMRSLKLVPPEQS, from the exons ATGGAGGAGACGCCGCCGCAGCCTCAGGCGGCGCACGCATCTCCTCCGTTCCCGGCGATCTTCACCCCTCCGAGCGCTCTCTCCTCGACGTCCTTGCGGGGCAGCCCCACCGTCCCCAGCCCCGCGCACTTCAGCACGCCACCGGGCCCGCCCGTCTTCTCCTCGCCGCTTCGCCCCGCCACCGTGCCATTCCGCACCACCCCGATCTCCCCTCAGGCGGTACCCttcgcctcccgcaccgcctcctcATCGTCCTCCGTCTCCCTCCCCACATCCTCCGCGCCGCACACCATGAACGGCGCGGCCACCCCTCACAGCCACGTGCCCTCTGTGGCGCCGTCTCTGGAGGACTCCAGCATCGACTCCCCATACGTCCTCTTCTCTGCCCGCAAG GTCCTGAAGCAGAAGAAACTGCTGAATGCCCCTAGCTTGGGGTTCGGAGCCCTTGTTTCACCAGGGAGGGAGGTACCGCCAGGTCCCGAAGCCTTGGAGCGTGATCCCCGCCGGTGTCTGAACTGTGGGGCTTATGTGAATTTGTACTGTGACGTGTTGATTGGCTCTGGGCAATGGCAGTGTGTCATTTGCAAAAAGCTGAACAGCAGTGAGGGGGAATTTGTGGTCTCCAGCAAGCAGGACCTGGTTCAGTGGCCAGAGCTCGTGTCCTCGACTGTCGATTATGTGCATCCAGGGAGTAGGCGGCCAGGCTTGATCCCGGTGCCTGTCTTGAGGGTCTCTGGTCCCATTTTTATTCTCATAGATGAGTGTCTTGATGAGGCGCACCTGCAGCATCTACAGGGCTCCTTGCATGCATTTGTGGATTCACTCCCTCCTACAGCAAGGATTGGAATCATCTCCTTTGGTAGAACTGTCTCTGTGTATGATTTTTCGGAAGGTGCGGCGGTGTCAGCGGATGTGCTACCCGGTAGTAAGTCGCTTGCCCAAGAGTCATTGAAGGTGCTAATCTACGGGACAGGGGTGTATTTGTCTCCTATACATGCTTCGCTGCCTGTTGCACACACAATATTCTCATCCCTGAGACCCTATCAGTTTAGTGTGGCGGAAGTATCGAGGGACCGATGCCTTGGTGCAGCGGTGGAGGTTGCCCTTGGTATTATTCAAGGGCCGTCAGCGGAGTTGTCTCGTGGAATCATCAAGAGATCAGGAGGCAACTGCAGGATCTTGGTGTGTGCTGGTGGCCCCAACACGTTTGGACCAGGATCAACACCTCATTCTGTTCAACACCCAAACTATGCTTACCTGGAGAAGACAGCTATGAAGTACATGGAGAGTCTTGGTCATGAAGCACGGagacacagtaccatcgttgacatTCTTTGTGCTGGAACATGCCCTGTGAGGGTTCCTGTCCTACAGCCACTGGCGAAGTGTTCTGGTGGTGTGCTTTTACTTCATGATGATTTTGGAGAGGCCTTTGGGGTCAACTTGCAGAGGGCGTCAACTAAAGCAACTGGCTCTCATGGCTTATTTGAGATTAGATGTTCAGATGGCATGCTTGTCACTCAAGTAATTGGCCCTGGCGAAGAGGCTTCTCCTGATTCTCATGAAACATTCAAGCATGACACTTCATTTTGTATCCAGATGCATAGTGTTGAGGGGACACAGAGTTTTTCCGTGTCTTTGGAGACAAAGGCGGATATCAGGAATGATTTCATTTACTTCCAGTTTGCAGTCCGTTACTCTAATATGTATCAAACAGAAAGCACAAGGGTGATCACTAGCAGGCTGCAAACGGTTGATGGTTTGTCTGCATATCTTTCAAGTGTGCAAGAAGATGTAGCTTCAGTAATCATTGGTAAGAGAACTGTCTTGCGCGCCAAGACTGCCTCCGATGCTTTTGACATGAGGCTCACAATTGATGAAAGAATTAAGGACGTAGCTCTCAAATTTGGTACCCAGGTTCCAAAATCAAAGCTTTATCGGTTCCCAAAAGAGCTGTCATCACTCCCTGAGTGTTTGTTTCATTTGAGAAGGGGGCCACTCTTAGGTAGCATAATAGGACATGAAGATGAAAGATCAGTTCTGAGGAGTTTGTTCTTGAATGCATCATTTGACCTCTCGCTCCGTATGCTTGCACCTCGTTGTATAATGCATCGAGAAGGTGGCACATTTGAGGAGCTGCCAgcatatgatctgaccatgcaatcTAATTGTGCAGTGGTACTGGATCATGGAACAGATATTTTCATCTGGTTG GGTGCTGAACTAGCAACCCAAGAAGGACAAACTGCAGCAGCTTTGGCAGCATGTCGTACGCTGGCAGAAGAGCTAAGTGAACTCCGTTTTCCAGCTCCCAGGATACTTTCATTCAGA GAAGGGAGCTCTCAGGCTAGATACTTTGTCTCACGCCTGATCCCAGCTCACAAGGACCCTACTTATGAGCAG GAGTCGAGATTTCCTCAGCTACGGACCCTTGCTCCTGAACTGAGGGCCAGGCTAAAGAGCAGCTTCATCCACTTTGATGACCCTAGCTTTTGCGAGTGGATGCGCAGCCTCAAATTGGTCCCGCCGGAACAAAGCTAA